One part of the Musa acuminata AAA Group cultivar baxijiao chromosome BXJ1-5, Cavendish_Baxijiao_AAA, whole genome shotgun sequence genome encodes these proteins:
- the LOC135673997 gene encoding DIS3-like exonuclease 2 encodes MNCNPSERSIGRVLSIIRSFPRRGAVIGLLALNPWFPEGEEYGRELDYVQLIPTNSKLPTMVITVESLPGCAKERLINGDVSIERELVAARIEEWKEGSVCPKAQVIRMLGRAEEIEPQISAVLFEHAIRAADFSQESLSCLPEAPWKIPTEEYETRKDLRNTCTFTIDPASAADLDDAISIEKVSEKVFRIGVHIADVSRFVLPDTALDREARIRSTSVYIPQHKLPMLPPELSEEACSLVPGEDRLAFSITWDIDDTGNITGRWIGRSVIHSCCKLSYDDAQDIIDGGFEVDVSGKTVPKLHGQFELKDVVDSLRSLHGITKKMREIRLRNGAVWIETPKLVFLLDESGNPYDSLLGVRKESSCLVEELMLLANRSVAEVVSKAFPDCALLRRHAEPMSMKLKEFQEFCRKRGLELDTSSSGKLQLALPKMREKLKNDPVLLQILLARAARTMQLAVYFCTGDLRGREDEWAHYGLSIPLYTHFTSPLRRYPDIIVHRTLAAVVEAEEAYAEKRLSCPASDSGDGIGNGCFTGLYFDKEAAESKEGREALLSAAVRCGVPASEVVSKVAAYCNERKRSSKHAEQSAENVYLWALLKNKEVMFSDARVLRVGSTFMTVYINKFAIERRIYFGKVEGLTVEWTKTTGTLVLNALKTKPSQRSYLSEKRRMIEDVVLMMSHCQIVTPEDLNGYISIAPSCCNKEGNVTATAPLYFPLVIRVLSTIPVAVHAVGGRKGRVRIVVRLYMH; translated from the exons ATGAATTGCAATCCATCCGAGCGTTCTATTGGCAGAGTCTTGTCTATCATCAGAAGCTTTCCTCGTCGCGGAGCAGTGATTGGTCTTCTTGCTTTGAATCCATGGTTTCCTGAAGGAGAAGAATATGGAAGAGAGTTGGATTACGTACAGCTGATACCTACAAATTCCAAATTGCCAACGATGGTAATCACCGTGGAAAGTCTTCCAGGTTGTGCAAAGGAAAGGCTCATCAATGGCGACGTATCAATCGAAAGGGAATTGGTAGCTGCTCGAATAGAGGAGTGGAAGGAAGGAAGTGTCTGCCCCAAAGCACAGGTTATCCGCATGTTGGGGCGAGCGGAGGAAATTGAGCCACAGATAAGTGCTGTATTGTTTGAGCATGCAATCAGAGCTGCAGACTTTTCTCAGGAGTCTTTGTCTTGTCTTCCAGAAGCACCATGGAAGATCCCTACGGAGGAATATGAGACCAGAAAGGACCTTAGAAACACTTGCACCTTCACAATCGATCCTGCATCTGCTGCCGACCTCGATGATGCAATATCTATCGAAAAGGTATCCGAAAAAGTATTCCGAATCGGTGTCCACATCGCTGATGTTTCAAGGTTTGTTCTTCCAGACACAGCATTAGATAGAGAAGCCCGAATTCGATCCACGAGTGTGTACATACCGCAGCACAAGCTGCCAATGTTGCCTCCAGAGCTTTCTGAGGAAGCGTGTTCGCTTGTACCAGGTGAGGATAGGCTTGCCTTCTCCATCACTTGGGACATTGATGACACCGGAAACATCACCGGGCGGTGGATCGGCCGATCTGTGATCCATTCATGCTGCAAGCTATCATACGATGATGCGCAGGACATCATTGATGGAGGATTTGAGGTTGATGTTTCAGGGAAAACGGTACCTAAATTGCATGGGCAGTTTGAGTTAAAGGATGTTGTTGATTCTCTTAGAAGCCTGCATGGGATCACCAAGAAGATGAGGGAGATCAGATTAAGAAATGGAGCAGTTTGGATTGAGACTCCTAAGCTTGTCTTCTTGTTGGATGAGAGTGGGAATCCATATGACAGCTTACTTGGTGTGAGGAAGGAGTCAAGTTGCCTTGTTGAGGAGTTGATGCTTTTGGCGAATAGATCAGTTGCAGAGGTCGTATCCAAGGCTTTCCCAGATTGTGCTCTACTTCGCAGGCATGCTGAGCCTATGTCGATGAAGCTCAAAGAGTTCCAAGAATTCTGTAGGAAACGTGGACTCGAGTTGGATACTTCGTCATCCGGCAAACTTCAGCTCGCACTACCCAAGATGAGAGAGAAACTGAAGAATGATCCTGTGTTGCTTCAAATTCTTTTGGCACGTGCTGCAAGGACAATGCAATTAGCAGTCTATTTTTGCACAGGAGATTTGAGAGGCAGAGAAGATGAGTGGGCTCATTATGGACTGTCAATCCCACTCTACACACATTTCACTTCTCCATTGAGAAGATATCCTGACATTATTGTACATAGAACATTGGCTGCAGTGGTTGAAGCCGAAGAGGCTTATGCGGAGAAAAGGCTGAGTTGTCCTGCATCTGATTCAGGTGATGGGATTGGCAATGGATGTTTTACTGGTCTTTATTTTGATAAGGAGGCTGCAGAATCTAAGGAAGGTAGAGAAGCATTGTTGTCTGCTGCTGTGAGATGTGGAGTTCCTGCATCTGAAGTGGTATCTAAAGTTGCTGCATATTGTAATGAAAGAAAAAGATCTAGCAAGCATGCTGAACAATCTGCAGAAAATGTTTATCTCTGGGCTTTGTTGAAGAACAAGGAg GTGATGTTTTCCGATGCCAGGGTTCTAAGAGTAGGATCAACTTTCATGACCGTCTACATAAACAAATTTGCT ATCGAGAGGAGGATATATTTTGGTAAAGTTGAAGGATTGACTGTCGAATGGACTAAAACTACTGGTACGTTGGTTCTTAATGCACTGAAGACTAAACCCTCACAAAGAAGTTATCTTTCTGAGAAGCGTCGCATGATTGAAGATGTAGTGTTGATGATGAGCCACTGCCAAATAGTTACACCCGAAGATCTAAATGGATACATCTCTATCGCTCCGAGTTGTTGTAATAAAGAAGGCAATGTAACTGCGACTGCTCCCCTATATTTTCCTTTGGTGATTCGAGTTTTATCCACCATTCCTGTGGCTGTTCATGCTGTTGGAGGAAGAAAAGGTCGTGTACGCATCGTGGTAAGACTATATATGCACTGA